One Primulina huaijiensis isolate GDHJ02 chromosome 5, ASM1229523v2, whole genome shotgun sequence DNA segment encodes these proteins:
- the LOC140977655 gene encoding uncharacterized protein, which produces MNTIRLKLFPFSLKDKAKTWLQNLRSGSIRTWDELQQQFLKKFFPSHRTNSFKRQIITFTQKQGETFYQCWDRYKELLNLCPHHGFEIWRVVSQFYEGLTPKDRQMVEFMCNGTFEDKDPNEAIEYLDSLAENAQNWDTIGTIEPSNKIQSPTSGGGMYTLKDEHDLQARFTSLARKVEALELKKNGQLKSVQEIACHICDTSDHSTKDCPTLPSFKECLHEQANVLNNFKRPNFEPFSQNYNPGWRNHPNFSWRNDNAAQFSQPHFQNQQNFQNYAPYVPPPKRNLEDILNSFIAKQESINTQTAQTMTDLKDTLAKFASALNVHEKGKFPSQPLLNPKDHHSQTGTSGTQPMDQVKSVITLRSGKVVEKSILEPCEDDDKSTPKGKEVEPITCEEEVQQTVSPPFPHALKNTKKSNSNSDIYDIFKQVKVNIPLLDAIKQVPSYAKFLKDLCTVKRKLNVKKKAFLAEQVSAIIQNNNALKYKDPGCPTISCIMGERKIKKVLLDLGASVNLLPYSFYQELNLGELKPTSVTLLLADRSVKVPRGMVEDVLVRVDNFVYPVNFIVLDTQPIETCNAIPVNLGRPFLATSNALINCRNGIMKLSFGNMILELNVFNLCKQPHYKRDESEDENLIETLVLK; this is translated from the coding sequence atgaacaccattcgacttaagctttttcctttttctttaaaagataaagctaaaacttggctacaaaatcttagatcgggatccattcgaacttgggatgaattgcaacaacaatttttgaaaaagttttttccatctcatagaacaaattctttcaaaaggcaaatcatcactttcactcaaaaacaaggagaaactttttatcagtgttgggatagatataaagaattgcttaatctttgtccacatcatggttttgaaatttggagagttgtttctcaattttatgaaggcttaacacctaaagataggcaaatggttgaatttatgtgtaatggaacatttgaagataaagatccaaacgaggcaattgagtatctcgattcattagctgaaaatgctcaaaattgggacactataggtacaatcgaaccatcaaacaagattcaatctcccacatctggtggaggtatgtacaccctcaaagatgaacatgatctgcaagctagatttacctctttggcaagaaaagttgaagcacttgaattgaaaaagaatggtcaattaaaatctgttcaagaaattgcgtgtcacatctgtgatacaagtgatcattctacaaaagattgtcccactttgccctcttttaaagaatgtctccatgaacaagccaatgttttgaacaatttcaaaaggccaaattttgaaccattttctcaaaattacaatccaggttggcgaaatcatccaaattttagttggaggaatgataatgctgcacaattttcacaaccacatttccaaaatcaacaaaattttcaaaattatgcaccttatgttcctccacctaaaaggaatttggaagatatattgaattctttcattgcaaagcaagagtctatcaatactcaaactgctcaaaccatgacagatttgaaagatactcttgctaaatttgcatctgcacttaatgttcatgaaaaaggtaaatttccttcacaacctctgcttaatcccaaggatcatcattcacaaactggaacttctggaactcaaccgatggatcaggtaaaatctgttattacccttcgaagtggtaaggttgtggaaaaatccattcttgaaccttgtgaagatgatgataaatcaactccaaagggtaaggaagtagaacccataacttgcgaagaggaggttcaacagacagtgtcaccaccattccctcatgcattgaaaaatacaaaaaaatcaaattcgaattctgatatatatgatatttttaaacaagtaaaagttaatattcctttattagatgcaataaaacaggtaccttcatatgccaaatttttgaaagacttgtgtactgtgaaaagaaaattgaatgtgaaaaagaaagcatttttagccgaacaagtaagtgcaatcattcaaaataataatgctttgaaatacaaagaccctggttgtcctactatttcctGTATTAtgggagaacgaaagattaaaaaagtcttgcttgaccttggagctagtgtgaatttacttccatattcattttatcaagaactcaatctaggcgagttaaaacctacttcggtaacacttttacttgctgatagatctgttaaagtgccaagaggtatggtagaagacgtgttggtccgagttgataactttgtatatcctgtcaatttcatagttttagatacacaacctatcgaaacttgtaatgcaattcctgtaaatttaggtcgtccatttttagcaacttctaatgctcttataaattgcaggaatggaataatgaagttgtcatttggtaacatgatcttggagcttaatgtgtttaatctttgtaaacAACCACATTACAaaagagatgaaagtgaagatgaaaatcttattgaaactctt